The segment CCAAACGGTTTTTAGCTTTGTGGTGGAGCCGGCGGGATTCGAACCCGCTACCTTTTGACTGCCAGTCAAACGTTCTCCCAAGTGAACTACGGCCCCTCAAGAACAAAAACCGGTTATAACTTTAACAAAAACAGATCGATATAGCAAACCGCGTGGCTATTCCAGAACAACACCGGTGCCGTATGCAAGTACTTCCGCTGCATTCTGCATTACCATGGCAGTACCAAATCGAAGCCCGATGATTGCGTTGGCGCCTATCAACGTGGCATCTTCTATCATTCGCTTCAGAGCTTCTTCTCTGGCATCTGCCATCATTTCAGTGTACTCAGTAATCTCTCCGCCTACAATGCCCCTGAGACCGGCAATGATGTCTTTGCCCAGGTGTTTAGCACGGATGGCTGATCCTCTTACTATGCCTACACTGCTCGCAATGGTCTTTCCGGGTATAAATTCAGTAGTTAACCATTTTGGTTTTTCCTCACCTTTTTCTTCTTTCGATTTGATGAAACGATCTCTGATGAGGGCTGCCAGGAGAATGACAAAACCAGATCCAATAGCACCAACTCCAATCCTGATTAACAGTGGTATCTGTGGATCGCCGAAAAAGCCTTTTAATGCCCAACCCCCCAGGAGCAAAGCTCCGGCCAGAATGAGCCCAAGGCTAAACTTCTGCAGCATATCAACCCCCTACTGTGCTACTTAAAATTCCAGGTGGTGCCCTCAGGTTTGTCCTCTATAACAACTCCAAGATCGTCGAGCTTGTTGCGTATTTCATCCGCCAGAGCATATTGCTTTTCCTGGCGTAATCTTTTACGGATAAAAACAAGAAGGTCAACAAACGGTTTGACTTCAGCGGGTTCTTCTCTTTGTTGATTGAGTGTCAGCCCCAATACGCCAGCAAGTTTGATAAGCATCTGCTGTGATTTTGCAATATCAGAACCCGCGTCTCTGCTGGTATTTATCTGGCGCGCCAGATCGAATAAGACCGATACTGCTTTTGGTGTATCAAAATCATCGTCCATCGCCTGGATGAAAGCGTCTTCAAAGGTTTTTAAATTCAGCTCACATGATAAGGAGCCTTGATTTTCCAGATGGGCTGCCTTGGCAAGGCGCTCGGCACCCTTTTGCGATGCTTCAAGTGCCTGCAATGAATAGGTCAGCGGATTACGGTAATATGAGCTTATCACGAAAAGACGAATACCATCAGCAGAAAAAGTCTTCAGAGCCTCCTTGATAGTTACCAGGTTCCCGAGGGATTTGCTCATTTTTTCTTCACCCAACTTCAGGAGCCCGTTATGCAGCCAGTAGCGTACAAAAGGTTTTACGCCAGTGGCACATTCTGATTGGGCTATTTCGTTTTCGTGATGAGGGAATATCAGATCCTGGCCTCCCCCGTGAATATCTACACTTTCGCCCAAGTATTTTAAAGCCATGGCGCTGCATTCCATGTGCCACCCAGGCCTGCCGGGTCCCCATGGGCTAGGCCAGGACGGCTCTCCCGGTTTGGAGGCTTTCCACATGACGAAATCCATGGGGTGCTCTTTTTCATCGCCGATTTCAATCCGGGCACCAGCCATCATATCTTCCAGTTTGCGACCTGACAATTTTCCGTAATCCGGCATCGAGGTCACCCTGAAATATACACTTCCGCTGCTGGCTTTGTATGCATGCCCCTTGTCTATGAGATTCTGTATCATTTCAATCATTTCAGGTATTTCACGGGTAGCTTGCGGAAAATCGTCCGCCGGCCGGATGTTTAATGCTGACATGTCTTCCACGAAGCTGGAAAAGAATTTTCCTGCCAGCTGTTCCGTGGATGTGTTCTGCCCTAAGGCGCGATCAATAATTTTATCGTCAATATCCGTTACGTTTTGAATATAACGGACGCGATAACCCTTGTATTCAAGATATCTGCGGATAACATCAAAGGTAATGTAGCTCATGGCATGGCCGACATGAGCATCCATATATGGAGTTACCCCGCAAACATACATGTTTACTTCCCCTTCTTTATGAGGGATAAAATCTTCTTTTTTGCGGGTAAGAGTAGAATATATTTTCATGCGTTATTCACCAGTCAGTGTAGATATCGCCAGGGCAGCTATACCTTCTTCCCTACCGACAAATCCCAACAGGTTGGCGGTACTGGCTTTTACGCTTACGCGTCCTGCTTCTATTCCAATGGCTTTGGCAAGATTGGCGCGCATTTGGTCAATGTAATCGCGCAAACGTGGCTGTTCAGCTACTACTGTAGAATCAACGTTATGAATACGGAATCCTCTTGAGCCAAGCTTGGCTACTACATCTTCCAGCAATTTAAGGCTGGATATATCTTTATATACCGGATCCCCGGGAGGAAAGTGCATTCCAATATCGCCCATGGCAGCGGCGCCCAGAAGGGAATCGATTACGGCGTGGGTTAGTGTATCGGCATCACTCCAGCCGATAAGGCCTTTGTCAAACGGCACATGTACTCCGCCGAGGATCAGCTTGCGGTCAGGTGCAAGCCTATGGCAGTCGTAACCAATACCTGTTCTCATTTTACGCCTCCTCGCTTTCTGATTAGAATTTGGATAAGCTCCAGGTCGCTTGGAGTGGTGACCTTAATATTATCATAAGAACCTTCAGTCAGGCTAACCTTACCGCCTGCTATTTCTATAATCTGAGCATCGTCAGTAACATCACCGGTTACCCTCTGATAAGCCATTCGTATTAAGCTGGTTTGAAAAGCTTGCGGCGTCTGAACTGCCCGCAAGTCTTCTCTTGGAAGGGTCTTATTAACAAAACCGTTATTTTCAGTTTTTATAGTATCAGTAACTTGAACCACCGGGATGCAGGCACCAGTTTTCTCGGTACCTGCTGCTACTCGTTCAATTAGTGTAGTGGTGATGTTAGGCCTGGCTCCATCGTGGATAAGGACGATCTCTCCAGTGACTTGTTTGAGTCCTTCCTGAACTGAGTCCTGGCGTCTGTCTCCACCGTGAATTATTGCCGTTACTCGGGAAAAACCTTCTTTTTCTACTAATTTTCTGCCTATTGGGAGGTTGGACTGGTTTAATACGATGATAATCTCATCAATCGGTGGGCTCTGCTCGAAAGCCAGCAGTGACCAGTAAAGGAGGGGTTTGCCGCACAAGTCCGCGAATAACTTGTCAGTTCCGCCCATCCTGCGGCTGATTCCAGCCCCTAGTACGATAGCAGAGATCTTTTTATTGCCAAGCAAACTATCCAGCCTTTCCTGAGAGCCCCAGGCGAATGGCTTCTCTTAAGGTTGATACTGTAATTAGTTGAATACCTGCGGTCTTGGCGTTTTTTGCACCCTTTTCTGGTACTATACATTTTTTAAAGCCAAGCCGGGCTGCTTCTGACAGGCGGCGATCTAGTCGGGGTACTGCTCGTATTTCTCCGGAAAGTCCGACCTCTCCTATTGCAGTTAAGTCCGGTAATACCGGACAATCCCGATAACTTGAGGCAATTGCCAGGGCAATAGCCAGGTCCGCTGCAGGTTCGGTAATTCGTATTCCGCCGGTGGCATTGGCAATAACATCTTCTTTACCCAGCTTCAATCCACAGCGCCGCCCTAGTACAGCGGTCAGCATGAGCAGGCGCCCATAGTCTATTCCATTGGCAACTCTTCTTGGTTGTCCGAATATCGAAGGGTTTGTGAGCGCCTGTACTTCTACAAGAAGGGGACGACTTCCTTCAAGGGTAGGCACAACTGCCGAACCAACGGTATCTGCCAGACGTTCAGAGAGAAAAATTGCTGAAGGATTTGGTATTTCTGCCAAGCCTTCAGTGAGCATTTCGAATATTCCTACTTCATTAGTCGAGCCGAAGCGATTTTTTACTGAGCGCAGAATTCGGTATGCCTGAAAAGGCTCACCTTCAAGGTAGAGGACTGCATCTACCATATGCTCTAGTACTCGGGGGCCGGCTATAGTGCCGTCTTTGGTTACATGGCCTGTGATAAACACCGGGCAATTACTCGTTTTAGCCCATGCCATCAGCTTTTGGGTGGATAGCCGGAGCTGGTTAAGGCTGCCAGGCAGCGTTTCGGCTTCCGGACAGTATACTGATTGTATTGAATCAACCACTAGCAATACTGGCTTCAGGATTTCCGCTTGACCGAGTATCAATTCCAATTCGGTTTCTGCAGCAAGAAACAACTCATCCCCCTTGATTCCAAGGCGATGCGCTCTCAGCTTTACCTGGCGTGGTGTTTCTTCGCCACTAATGTAAATCACCCTGCCTTTGGTTTGGCTAACATTGGAAGCAGCCTGGAGAAGTAAGGTTGACTTACCTATTCCCGGCTCACCGCCAATAAGCACTAGAGAGCCGGGGACTATCCCTCCCCCCAGAACCCGGTCGAGCTCATCTATTGATGTAGTGAATCGTTCTTCTTCTCCAGTCTTGATCGAAGGCAGGGTTAAAGGAGAGGGCACTTCGGAGGGGAGAATACTTGAAAGCCTGGATCTCTCTAAAGGTTTTTCCAGAAAACTGTTCCATGCTTCACAGGCAGGGCATTTTCCCAGCCAATTCGGGCTTTGGCGCCCGCACTCCTGGCAGATAAATATACTTTTGGATTTAGCCATGAAATGACTTTATCTTAAAAACGGTCGTAACGCAAGTAATCTGGTTTGTTGCGCACAAATTGTGGTTTTTTAAGCGGTAAAGCCAGGGAAATAGCTGTTGTTATCTCTTAATTGCGGGTCATGATGGTTGTAAATGTAATTGGAGGTGTCTATAATAGATCCTTATGACTTCAACAGCTATGGAATTTAACCGTATACTCGTTCCCGTTGCTGGAACAAAAGCCGATGAAGCAGCTATGGAGCTTGCCTGTTGTCTCAGCCGTGGGAAAAAACAGGCCGAGATCTTTGCAGTTCATGTCATTCCGGTAGATCGCTCCCTTCCGCTGGATGCTGAGATAAGCAACGCTATTGACCGCGCTGAAGATTTGCTGGAGCATGTTACCAGTGAAGCTGAAACCAAAGGTTATGATGTAGATTCCGATATCCTCCAGGCTCGGGAGGTAGGGCCAGCTGTGATAGAAGAGGCGATTTCTAAGAAGGCTGACCTTATTTTAATTGGAGTGTATTATAAACGGCATTATGGGGAATTTTGTCTGGGTGACGTTGTTCCATACGTTTTAAAGAATGCTCCTTGTCCGGTACTGGTGTACCATCAGCCCCAGGAGGATCAGTCCGAAGCGTGAAAGCGGTTATTATGGGATGTAGCCGAGTAGGCGCCCGGCTGGCAGAAATGCTTTCCGAAGACCAGTGCCAGGTTACTGTTCTGGATATAGATCCTTCCAGCTTTAAGCGGCTTCCTCAAAATTTCCAGGGAACTGCTCTTTTAGGCAACGGTCTGGATGAAGCCACCCTTATCAAGGCAGGAATTGAGATGGCAGATGCTTTTGTTGCGGTAACCCAGGGGGATAACCGCAACATCATGGCCAGTCAGATTGCCCGTCATATATTTAAAGTGCCCAGAGTGGTTTGCCGTGTATACGATCCATTGAGAAGAGATCTTTACAGCGAACTCGGACTGGTTACCATCAGCTCAACAACAATTGTAGCTCATATGGTGAAGGAAAAGTTGTTTGGTTAAGGGAGTCATGTGTATATAATTATTGTGGGTGGCGGGCGTCTGGGTTTCAAACTGGCGCAATCGTTGCTCGGCGAATCACACGAGGTCTTGGTGATTGATAAACGTCAGGAACTGGTTGACAGGATAGTTGCCGAGATGGGCAGTGTAGCGATAGTTGGTGACGGGTGTGAGGGCAAGACTCTGGAAACTGCTGGTGCCAGCCGGGCAGATATGTTCATTTCTCTCACCAGTGAGGATGAAGATAATCTGGTTGCCTGCCAGATTGCCAAGCACAAATATAAAATCCCTCGAACAATCGCTAGAGTTATGGACGAGAGAAATGAGCCGCTTTTTAAAGTTTTAGGTATAGATATTATTATCAACAGTACCAATATTATTTTGGAATACGTAATGCATGAACTCCCGTCCCCGCCGGTAATGCACCTTCTTCAGGAGCGTGGTCGGGGCTATGAAGTTGTTGATATAACCATTCCGCCTTCATCGGGGGCAATCGGAAAGACTATTAAAGATATCGCATTGCCGAAAGGTGCAATAGTTGCCTTGATCATTCGTAAAGATGCCTCTCCGGTGCTTCCACAGGAGGAAAGCCGGTTTGAGGAGGGTGACCAGGTAATCGTAGCAACCAGCCCCGAAAATGAACCGCTTCTTCGCGCTGTACTCACAGGAAAGTAGCCCAACCTTGACTTTGGTTTTACTAATAATATAGCCTTTATATTATTAGTAGTCCTGTAATATAACCTTCTTGTTTCTGGGGGGTCTTTCAATGCGCAAATCTGCTTCATTTTTCCTTTTATTATCTATCGTTATGTTCTGTCTTCTCGGTGCCTGCAGTCAAGCCGAACTGATTGAAATCCGTTTTGACGAGCAATTACCACCCGCGTTAATGGGAGAAGTATACATTGATGGGGAAGTGAATGTTCCCGGTCTCTATCCTCTAAAAAAACAGGACACGCTTGAAGATTTGCTTGAATCGGCTGGAGGTATGCAAAGGGGTGGAGATGGTATACACTGCCGGATTTATTTTGAATCCGATCAAATGACTGCGAGTGAGCAAAAAGTAGATCTGAACCGGGCCTCTGAATGGCTGCTGGAAGCTTTGCCCGGGATAGGTCCTGGTACTGCTCAAAAAATTGTTTCTTACCGCTCTCAATATGGTCCTTTCCGCCATGTGAAAGAACTGATGAATGTGACTGGTATTGGGGAAGCAACTTACATCAAGCTCTCCGATAAAATAACAGTCCTCGATATCTCGGAGTAAACGGGTGAAGCTTCTATGGCTATACTCCTTGTACTTGGCTGGAATTATTGCCGGGAGCAATTTTGAAATCTCCTGGCTGGTGTTGCCAGCCAGCTTGCTGCCGTTGCCTCTGGTTTGCTTCAAGCGCGCCAGGAAAGTGGCTCTGTGGGGAAGTTTAAGCTTGTTACTGTTAATCGCTGGGCTGGCTTCATCATCGCCTCATGCCATAGGAGCAGGGCTTGAGGTTCTTGCTTGGTATAATAATTCAGGAATAGTGACCATCAATGCAACTATCGACCGAGACATAGAAATTCGTGATTCCTCGCAGCATTTGCACCTGGATTGTAGCCAGGTCAGCAGTCAAGGGGTAAATCGCAGCACCACCGGGCATCTACTGGTTTACACTTCACGTTACCCTGAATACAAATATGGGGATGAACTGCTGATCACGGGAAAGCTGGAAAAACCTCCGGTGTTTAAAAATGAAATTACCGGAGAGGTAGAGTTTGATTACGCTTCTTATTTGGCGAACCAGGGGATTCTTTCGATAATGGTCTATCCAGAAATTCAAGTAATATCGGCTAATAATAGCAATTTCTTTTTGTCTGGCTTGTATGATATCAAACAAAAACTGGCATTTTCTATTGAACGTGCTCTACCGGAACCCAGTTCGTCCCTTGTGTGCGGAATTTTGCTCGGTCAAAGGTATAAAATACACCAGGATATACAGGATGACTTCAGCCGTACAGGAGCTTTTCATCTTTTAGCAATCTCTGGCCTCCATTTGGGGATCATTGCAACGATGACCCTAAGTTTGGGGCGTGCTGTCTTGGGCAGGCAAGGCTACATCTATATTTTTCTGGCACTGACTGCCATCTGGTTGTACGCTATCGTTTCCGGATCGGGCGCACCGGTAATACGAGCAGCAGTAATGGCAAGCATTTTTCTTTTAGCCGAATTGGCAGGCAGGCAAAAAAGTGCATTACCTGCACTGGCACTTGCAGCATCTATCATGGTTGCTATCGATCCCAAAATAATAAATACGACTTCATTCCAGATGAGTTTTTCTGCAATGGCAGGAATTATGCTGTTTTATTCTAGTATCAGGTCATGGGGACAAAAAATTCTTTCAAGGCTGTTTGGAGAGAAGCGCAAGCTGCCGGCTTTGGCAGGCTTAATCATAGATAGTTTATCGGCAAGCTTGGCAGCTACAATTTTTGTATTACCGTTAACGTTGCATTATTTCGGAATATTTTCTCCGCTAGGTCCGCTAGTTACGCTTTTACTTATGCCAGCCCTGATCCCGATAATTGCCATCTCAATGCCAGTTGCGGTGCTGGGGCTATTCTGGCCGACGGGAGCTATGGCGTTGGGGTGGTTGTGCTGGGTGTTTTCTAAATATACGCTTGTTGTCACCGAGTGGTTTTCTGGTTGGGATTCATCATACGCAGAAAACATCACCTTCTCCGGTTTTTTGGTGATAGTCTATTATAGTGGAATGCTGGCAGCCTATTTGGTCGCTATGATATGGAAGAGAACAAAAAAACACCCGGTTGCCAACCATCAGATGGAAACCGGGTGACACAATCAGGGTACATCAATACCAAATTGGCAAAGCGTTTATTGCTGCTGCTTCTGTGCTTGCTGGTATTGATTCTGTCTGCTGGTTGCCGTCGGAGCGAACATCTGGAAATCAGTTTTCTGGATGTAGGACAGGGAGATGCAGTGCTTATTTCGCAAGGTAATACACAGATTCTGATAGACGGTGGGCCGAGCCCCGGAGTATTACTGCGCCAGCTTGCTGGCAAAATGTCTTTTTTTGACAGGAATATTGAATTGGTTGTGCTTACGCACCCGCATGCTGATCACATCAATGGTCTACTTGGAGTCCTGCGTCGTTATGATGTATCACAGGTGATTTTTCCGGCAACAGGTGATGTACTGGAAGGTTACGATGGTTTGGCTTATGAGGAATGGCTAAAGCTGATTCAAGAAAAGAAGATTCCTTCGACCATTGCCTGTGAAGGAATGAGTTTTTGTTTGGGTGAGGCAAATTTTATGATTCTTAATCCTCAGAAAAACTTGCACACAGGAACAATTTCTGATGTAGACAACAATAGCATTGTTCTTGAACTAAGCGCAGGGGATTATAATTTCCTACTGACGGGTGATCTGATGTGGCAGGGAGAACTTGAACTTGTATTAGAGCGTAAAATCAGGCCTGTTAATATCCTTAAAGTTGCCCATCATGGCTCAAACACTTCTTCAAGCTTAGAGTTTCTTTCGGTTGCCAAGCCAGATATGGGAATAATTTGTGTTGGAGAAAATGATTTTGGCCATCCGGATAACACAATTATAGAACGAATTTCTTTCCATACCAGAGGTGGAGCTGTAATAAGAACGGATAAATGCGAAGGCATTACTTTCATAACCGATGGGCGGTCACTATGGGCTGAAGCAGACCTTTGCCGCTGAGCAGCAGGAATTATTAAGTAGTCATTCTCTGCTCCAACTGTTCCACAAACATATTTCATCCAGAGGCTTTCTCTGCTGTGGACTAACTGAGGAGTCTTTGGCAGGGTATCCCAGGGCAAGTAATATTTCAACCTTTTTACTTCCGGTAATACCGAGCACGTTCTTGGCTTTTACTTCATCAAACCACCCAATCCAGCAAGTGCCAAGACCGAGCTCAGCTGCCTTCAGAACGAAATGTTCCCCGGCGATACCGATATCTATCAGATGAAAGTCAGTTTTTCTGATAGCGCCACCGGCTCTGGGGAGCCATTGAGGATCAGATATTATCGCAACCAGAACCGGTGCTTTAGCGGCAAACATCGTCCCGCGGTAAATTCCGCTGAATGCTTCTTTGGCAAACTTTTCCTTTACAGCTTCATCATCGATAATTATGAATTTCCACGGTTGCGCATTGCAGGCAGATGGTGCGAGTCTGACAGCTTCGAGGCATTGTTTTATTATTTCCCGCTCAACCGGCTGCGGTGAGTACTTGCGAACACTTCTTCTGGTTGTTAATATTTCAGAAAATTCCATTTCTATCTATCCTTACTGTCCAGCATTATTGTAACCGGGCCTTCGTTGACAAGGTGTACCTGCATCATAGCCTGAAAGCGCCCGGTTTCAGTTTTAAGGCCACTTACGCGGCATTTATCTACAAAGACATTGAATAATGTTTCAGCCTGTTCGGGAGGTGCTGCCTGGGTAAAGCACGGCCGGCGGCCTTTTCTGGTGTCAGCCATCAGTGTAAATTGGCTGACAAGCAGCAGTTCACCCTGGATATCCGTAACAGAGAAGTTGAACTTGCCGCTGGCATCCGCAAAAATGCGCAGGTTTAGTAACTTGTTGGCCAGATAGTCAGCATCTTCTTCAGTGTCCCCCTCAGCAACGCCGACCAAT is part of the Dehalococcoidales bacterium genome and harbors:
- a CDS encoding TrkA family potassium uptake protein, producing the protein MKAVIMGCSRVGARLAEMLSEDQCQVTVLDIDPSSFKRLPQNFQGTALLGNGLDEATLIKAGIEMADAFVAVTQGDNRNIMASQIARHIFKVPRVVCRVYDPLRRDLYSELGLVTISSTTIVAHMVKEKLFG
- the ispD gene encoding 2-C-methyl-D-erythritol 4-phosphate cytidylyltransferase; protein product: MLGNKKISAIVLGAGISRRMGGTDKLFADLCGKPLLYWSLLAFEQSPPIDEIIIVLNQSNLPIGRKLVEKEGFSRVTAIIHGGDRRQDSVQEGLKQVTGEIVLIHDGARPNITTTLIERVAAGTEKTGACIPVVQVTDTIKTENNGFVNKTLPREDLRAVQTPQAFQTSLIRMAYQRVTGDVTDDAQIIEIAGGKVSLTEGSYDNIKVTTPSDLELIQILIRKRGGVK
- a CDS encoding ComEA family DNA-binding protein; this encodes MRKSASFFLLLSIVMFCLLGACSQAELIEIRFDEQLPPALMGEVYIDGEVNVPGLYPLKKQDTLEDLLESAGGMQRGGDGIHCRIYFESDQMTASEQKVDLNRASEWLLEALPGIGPGTAQKIVSYRSQYGPFRHVKELMNVTGIGEATYIKLSDKITVLDISE
- a CDS encoding MBL fold metallo-hydrolase, whose product is MEENKKTPGCQPSDGNRVTQSGYINTKLAKRLLLLLLCLLVLILSAGCRRSEHLEISFLDVGQGDAVLISQGNTQILIDGGPSPGVLLRQLAGKMSFFDRNIELVVLTHPHADHINGLLGVLRRYDVSQVIFPATGDVLEGYDGLAYEEWLKLIQEKKIPSTIACEGMSFCLGEANFMILNPQKNLHTGTISDVDNNSIVLELSAGDYNFLLTGDLMWQGELELVLERKIRPVNILKVAHHGSNTSSSLEFLSVAKPDMGIICVGENDFGHPDNTIIERISFHTRGGAVIRTDKCEGITFITDGRSLWAEADLCR
- the dtd gene encoding D-aminoacyl-tRNA deacylase; this encodes MKALIQRVSSARVVVEDEATGSIVNGLCILVGVAEGDTEEDADYLANKLLNLRIFADASGKFNFSVTDIQGELLLVSQFTLMADTRKGRRPCFTQAAPPEQAETLFNVFVDKCRVSGLKTETGRFQAMMQVHLVNEGPVTIMLDSKDR
- a CDS encoding universal stress protein — its product is MTSTAMEFNRILVPVAGTKADEAAMELACCLSRGKKQAEIFAVHVIPVDRSLPLDAEISNAIDRAEDLLEHVTSEAETKGYDVDSDILQAREVGPAVIEEAISKKADLILIGVYYKRHYGEFCLGDVVPYVLKNAPCPVLVYHQPQEDQSEA
- a CDS encoding YbjQ family protein — protein: MKSKEEKGEEKPKWLTTEFIPGKTIASSVGIVRGSAIRAKHLGKDIIAGLRGIVGGEITEYTEMMADAREEALKRMIEDATLIGANAIIGLRFGTAMVMQNAAEVLAYGTGVVLE
- the cysS gene encoding cysteine--tRNA ligase, with the protein product MKIYSTLTRKKEDFIPHKEGEVNMYVCGVTPYMDAHVGHAMSYITFDVIRRYLEYKGYRVRYIQNVTDIDDKIIDRALGQNTSTEQLAGKFFSSFVEDMSALNIRPADDFPQATREIPEMIEMIQNLIDKGHAYKASSGSVYFRVTSMPDYGKLSGRKLEDMMAGARIEIGDEKEHPMDFVMWKASKPGEPSWPSPWGPGRPGWHMECSAMALKYLGESVDIHGGGQDLIFPHHENEIAQSECATGVKPFVRYWLHNGLLKLGEEKMSKSLGNLVTIKEALKTFSADGIRLFVISSYYRNPLTYSLQALEASQKGAERLAKAAHLENQGSLSCELNLKTFEDAFIQAMDDDFDTPKAVSVLFDLARQINTSRDAGSDIAKSQQMLIKLAGVLGLTLNQQREEPAEVKPFVDLLVFIRKRLRQEKQYALADEIRNKLDDLGVVIEDKPEGTTWNFK
- a CDS encoding ComEC/Rec2 family competence protein, with amino-acid sequence MKLLWLYSLYLAGIIAGSNFEISWLVLPASLLPLPLVCFKRARKVALWGSLSLLLLIAGLASSSPHAIGAGLEVLAWYNNSGIVTINATIDRDIEIRDSSQHLHLDCSQVSSQGVNRSTTGHLLVYTSRYPEYKYGDELLITGKLEKPPVFKNEITGEVEFDYASYLANQGILSIMVYPEIQVISANNSNFFLSGLYDIKQKLAFSIERALPEPSSSLVCGILLGQRYKIHQDIQDDFSRTGAFHLLAISGLHLGIIATMTLSLGRAVLGRQGYIYIFLALTAIWLYAIVSGSGAPVIRAAVMASIFLLAELAGRQKSALPALALAASIMVAIDPKIINTTSFQMSFSAMAGIMLFYSSIRSWGQKILSRLFGEKRKLPALAGLIIDSLSASLAATIFVLPLTLHYFGIFSPLGPLVTLLLMPALIPIIAISMPVAVLGLFWPTGAMALGWLCWVFSKYTLVVTEWFSGWDSSYAENITFSGFLVIVYYSGMLAAYLVAMIWKRTKKHPVANHQMETG
- the radA gene encoding DNA repair protein RadA; its protein translation is MAKSKSIFICQECGRQSPNWLGKCPACEAWNSFLEKPLERSRLSSILPSEVPSPLTLPSIKTGEEERFTTSIDELDRVLGGGIVPGSLVLIGGEPGIGKSTLLLQAASNVSQTKGRVIYISGEETPRQVKLRAHRLGIKGDELFLAAETELELILGQAEILKPVLLVVDSIQSVYCPEAETLPGSLNQLRLSTQKLMAWAKTSNCPVFITGHVTKDGTIAGPRVLEHMVDAVLYLEGEPFQAYRILRSVKNRFGSTNEVGIFEMLTEGLAEIPNPSAIFLSERLADTVGSAVVPTLEGSRPLLVEVQALTNPSIFGQPRRVANGIDYGRLLMLTAVLGRRCGLKLGKEDVIANATGGIRITEPAADLAIALAIASSYRDCPVLPDLTAIGEVGLSGEIRAVPRLDRRLSEAARLGFKKCIVPEKGAKNAKTAGIQLITVSTLREAIRLGLSGKAG
- a CDS encoding TrkA family potassium uptake protein — encoded protein: MYIIIVGGGRLGFKLAQSLLGESHEVLVIDKRQELVDRIVAEMGSVAIVGDGCEGKTLETAGASRADMFISLTSEDEDNLVACQIAKHKYKIPRTIARVMDERNEPLFKVLGIDIIINSTNIILEYVMHELPSPPVMHLLQERGRGYEVVDITIPPSSGAIGKTIKDIALPKGAIVALIIRKDASPVLPQEESRFEEGDQVIVATSPENEPLLRAVLTGK
- the ispF gene encoding 2-C-methyl-D-erythritol 2,4-cyclodiphosphate synthase is translated as MRTGIGYDCHRLAPDRKLILGGVHVPFDKGLIGWSDADTLTHAVIDSLLGAAAMGDIGMHFPPGDPVYKDISSLKLLEDVVAKLGSRGFRIHNVDSTVVAEQPRLRDYIDQMRANLAKAIGIEAGRVSVKASTANLLGFVGREEGIAALAISTLTGE
- a CDS encoding nitroreductase family protein produces the protein MEFSEILTTRRSVRKYSPQPVEREIIKQCLEAVRLAPSACNAQPWKFIIIDDEAVKEKFAKEAFSGIYRGTMFAAKAPVLVAIISDPQWLPRAGGAIRKTDFHLIDIGIAGEHFVLKAAELGLGTCWIGWFDEVKAKNVLGITGSKKVEILLALGYPAKDSSVSPQQRKPLDEICLWNSWSRE